The proteins below are encoded in one region of Flavobacterium sp. IMCC34852:
- the acs gene encoding acetate--CoA ligase: MSYYKILNLEHYFKMYKKSIREPRKFWDRIADENFTWYQKWDKVFEFDFQQAKFKWFVDAKVNITKNCIDRHLARRGDKTAIIFEPNNPDEAAQHISYNELYARVAKLANVLRDQGVQKGDRVCIYLPMIPELAVAVLACARIGAVHSVVFAGFSASAVAARINDCECKMVITSDGSYRGNKSIDLKGIVDEALEKCPTVEKVLVVKRTNTAVTMKDGRDLWLQPLLDEAISNNVAEIMDAEDPLFILYTSGSTGKPKGMVHTTAGYMVYTAYTFKNIFNYEENDVYWCTADIGWITGHSYILYGPLLNGATTVIFEGVPSYPNFSRFWEVIEKHKITQFYTAPTAIRALAKESLDYVQKYPLSSLKVIGSVGEPINEEAWHWYNDHVGGKRCPLVDTWWQTETGGIMISPIPFVTPTKPTYASLPLPGIQPVLMDELRNEIEGNQVTGSLCIKFPWPSIARTIWGDHQRYKETYFTAFPGKYFTGDGALRDEVGYYRITGRVDDVIIVSGHNLGTAPIEDAINEHPAVAESAIVGFPHDIKGNALYGFVILKEVGESRNQENLAKEINQLISDQIGPIAKLDKIQFVSGLPKTRSGKIMRRILRKIAEGDYSNFGDISTLLNPEIVEEIKNGKL; this comes from the coding sequence ATGAGTTATTACAAAATACTGAATCTGGAGCATTACTTCAAAATGTATAAGAAATCGATTCGTGAACCCCGAAAATTTTGGGACCGAATCGCCGATGAGAATTTTACTTGGTACCAAAAATGGGACAAGGTTTTCGAATTTGATTTCCAGCAAGCCAAGTTCAAATGGTTTGTCGATGCTAAAGTCAATATCACCAAAAACTGTATCGACCGTCATTTAGCGCGAAGAGGCGATAAAACCGCCATCATCTTCGAACCGAATAATCCCGACGAAGCAGCGCAGCACATTTCTTATAACGAATTGTACGCTCGCGTGGCCAAATTAGCCAATGTACTCCGAGACCAAGGCGTTCAAAAAGGCGACCGTGTATGCATTTATTTACCGATGATTCCCGAACTAGCCGTAGCTGTTTTAGCTTGCGCCCGAATAGGTGCTGTTCACTCGGTGGTTTTTGCAGGATTCTCCGCTTCGGCAGTTGCGGCTCGAATTAATGACTGTGAATGTAAAATGGTCATTACTTCTGACGGAAGTTACCGTGGCAATAAATCCATTGACTTAAAAGGAATTGTTGACGAAGCTTTGGAAAAATGCCCAACAGTAGAAAAAGTATTGGTAGTAAAAAGGACCAACACTGCTGTAACGATGAAAGATGGTCGCGACCTTTGGTTACAACCACTATTAGATGAAGCGATTTCGAATAACGTAGCCGAAATTATGGATGCCGAAGATCCGCTTTTCATTCTGTACACTTCCGGCTCGACCGGAAAACCCAAAGGAATGGTGCACACCACCGCAGGTTATATGGTTTACACTGCTTATACTTTTAAAAATATTTTCAATTACGAAGAAAACGATGTGTATTGGTGTACCGCCGATATCGGTTGGATTACCGGACATTCTTATATTCTTTACGGACCGTTATTAAATGGTGCTACAACCGTGATTTTTGAAGGTGTTCCGTCTTATCCAAACTTCAGTCGTTTTTGGGAAGTAATCGAAAAACACAAAATCACCCAATTCTATACGGCGCCAACAGCCATTCGTGCGTTAGCCAAAGAGAGTTTGGATTACGTCCAAAAATACCCTTTGAGTTCACTAAAAGTTATCGGTTCTGTAGGCGAGCCTATTAACGAAGAAGCTTGGCACTGGTACAACGACCACGTAGGAGGAAAGCGCTGCCCATTAGTAGATACTTGGTGGCAAACCGAAACCGGTGGGATTATGATTTCGCCAATTCCGTTTGTAACACCAACAAAACCAACATACGCTTCACTACCATTACCGGGAATTCAACCGGTATTAATGGATGAATTGCGCAACGAAATCGAAGGCAATCAAGTCACCGGAAGTTTGTGTATCAAATTCCCATGGCCGTCAATTGCACGAACGATTTGGGGTGATCACCAACGTTATAAAGAAACGTATTTCACCGCTTTTCCGGGAAAATATTTCACGGGTGATGGCGCTTTACGCGATGAGGTTGGTTATTATAGGATTACCGGTAGAGTAGATGACGTTATCATTGTTTCGGGTCACAATTTAGGAACAGCGCCAATTGAAGACGCTATCAACGAACATCCGGCAGTAGCGGAAAGTGCGATTGTAGGTTTCCCACACGATATCAAAGGAAACGCTTTGTATGGTTTTGTAATTTTGAAAGAAGTAGGCGAAAGCCGTAACCAAGAAAACTTAGCTAAAGAGATCAACCAATTAATCTCTGACCAAATCGGACCAATCGCTAAACTCGATAAAATACAGTTCGTTTCGGGCTTACCTAAAACGCGTTCGGGTAAAATTATGCGACGTATTTTAAGAAAAATAGCCGAAGGTGATTACTCTAATTTCGGAGATATATCAACCCTTTTGAATCCGGAAATAGTCGAAGAGATCAAGAACGGAAAGTTATAA
- a CDS encoding carbohydrate kinase family protein codes for MNKKLVCFGEVLWDVLPTGKIAGGAPMNVSIRLQSLGIDTKMISKIGDDALGKELLNIIKEKNVDTSLIQIDDKLATGEVLVTLDAKGSASYDIVYPSAWDKIEISDDNLKVVKEADALIFGSLACRDTVSKTTLLTLLENARYKIFDVNIRPPFYSIDFLEQMMKLADFIKLNDDELFEVAHALGSNSDTIEDHILFLSELTNTNTICVTKGKDGAVLYIDNQFFNHNGFKVKVADTIGAGDSFLAALLSKVLYTKDYPEAVTFGCAVGALVASHKGANPEVSRQDIQFLLNNQTLNS; via the coding sequence ATGAACAAGAAATTAGTTTGCTTTGGCGAAGTATTATGGGATGTGTTGCCTACCGGAAAAATTGCAGGCGGCGCACCGATGAATGTTTCCATACGCTTGCAATCCTTAGGGATTGATACAAAAATGATTTCTAAAATCGGTGATGATGCTTTGGGCAAAGAACTCTTGAACATTATTAAAGAAAAAAACGTCGATACTTCTTTGATTCAAATCGATGATAAATTAGCTACCGGAGAAGTTTTGGTGACTTTAGATGCTAAAGGAAGTGCTTCTTATGACATTGTGTATCCTTCGGCTTGGGACAAAATTGAAATCAGTGATGACAATTTAAAAGTCGTTAAAGAAGCCGATGCCTTAATCTTTGGTTCCTTGGCTTGTCGCGATACGGTTTCAAAAACCACACTTTTGACGTTATTGGAAAATGCCCGTTACAAAATCTTTGATGTCAATATTCGACCGCCGTTTTACTCTATTGATTTTTTGGAACAAATGATGAAACTGGCGGATTTCATTAAGTTAAATGATGATGAATTGTTTGAGGTCGCTCACGCTTTGGGTTCGAACAGTGACACCATTGAAGACCACATTCTCTTCTTATCCGAACTAACCAATACCAATACCATTTGTGTAACTAAAGGTAAAGATGGTGCAGTTTTATATATTGATAATCAATTTTTTAACCATAATGGATTTAAAGTTAAAGTTGCCGATACTATAGGTGCAGGAGACAGTTTTTTAGCCGCTTTACTTTCTAAAGTATTGTATACAAAAGACTATCCGGAAGCGGTTACTTTTGGTTGTGCCGTAGGTGCTTTGGTGGCTTCTCATAAAGGAGCCAATCCAGAAGTTTCAAGACAAGATATTCAGTTTTTATTGAATAACCAAACCCTAAATTCATAA
- a CDS encoding DUF1801 domain-containing protein, with protein MNPDIQNYNNAQEPEYQDICHKLAAIILKNLPEAEHKIWHAHPVWFLDGNPIVGYDKLKAGLRLMFWSGVTFEEKNLKPGSGKFKDASITYTTIDQINIEDVERWLQKSKEIQWDYKNIIKRKGVLERLK; from the coding sequence ATGAATCCCGATATTCAAAACTACAATAACGCTCAAGAGCCTGAATACCAAGATATTTGTCACAAATTGGCAGCAATCATTCTTAAAAATCTGCCCGAAGCGGAACACAAAATATGGCACGCCCATCCGGTATGGTTTTTAGACGGTAATCCAATTGTAGGTTATGACAAATTAAAAGCCGGTTTGCGTTTGATGTTTTGGAGTGGCGTCACTTTTGAAGAAAAAAATCTAAAACCCGGAAGCGGCAAATTTAAAGATGCTTCCATTACGTATACAACCATTGACCAAATCAATATTGAAGACGTAGAACGTTGGCTTCAAAAATCAAAAGAAATTCAATGGGATTATAAAAACATCATCAAGCGAAAAGGCGTTTTAGAACGTTTGAAATGA
- a CDS encoding DUF5004 domain-containing protein has protein sequence MKTPFLLLVFFLAMTSAQGQTIDETLITGKWKVKKATALKNADKPETKELVTGFQKATYHFNADHSFTFETKSNTKMMQQLEKLFQNNQWIFDKKKKQIKVGLKKEGYSNILFLISVKDKKIIFLIDDAQIELVMKKS, from the coding sequence ATGAAAACCCCATTCCTACTCTTAGTCTTTTTTTTGGCGATGACTTCCGCGCAAGGCCAAACGATTGATGAAACCTTAATTACAGGCAAATGGAAAGTAAAAAAAGCCACTGCGCTTAAAAATGCCGACAAACCCGAAACCAAAGAACTGGTTACCGGTTTTCAAAAAGCTACTTATCACTTCAATGCCGACCATAGCTTTACTTTTGAGACTAAAAGCAACACCAAAATGATGCAACAACTTGAAAAATTGTTTCAAAACAATCAGTGGATTTTTGACAAAAAGAAAAAACAAATTAAGGTCGGGCTCAAAAAAGAAGGGTATTCCAATATTCTGTTTTTGATTAGTGTGAAGGATAAAAAAATTATTTTTCTGATTGATGACGCTCAGATTGAGTTGGTAATGAAAAAGAGTTAA
- a CDS encoding DUF4919 domain-containing protein encodes MKKYFALVLVLTSLTVCSQDQKFVKPDYKAIKKEVADKNSTFFYKKLEEKFNAADSTMTLEEKRHLYYGFTNQDRYSSFYTGAANDSLRSVLNKEVLETEDFKKIITYGSEVLNENPFDIRTLNIMSYAYEKQSNLTEAKNKAIQIGIIVEAIFSTGDGTSKENAFFVINVPHEYDIISVLGFEFGGKQSLIEGTYDYLTLAENPYGLKGFYFDMSPSFNKLAELLKD; translated from the coding sequence ATGAAAAAATACTTCGCCTTAGTTTTAGTTTTAACTTCTTTGACCGTTTGTTCGCAAGATCAAAAATTTGTTAAACCCGATTATAAAGCTATCAAAAAAGAAGTTGCGGATAAAAATTCAACTTTTTTTTACAAAAAATTAGAGGAAAAATTCAATGCCGCCGATTCAACCATGACCCTTGAAGAGAAGCGCCACTTGTATTACGGTTTTACTAATCAAGATCGATATTCTTCCTTTTACACGGGTGCCGCCAATGACAGTTTGAGAAGTGTATTGAACAAAGAAGTGTTGGAAACCGAGGATTTTAAAAAAATTATCACCTATGGTTCAGAAGTTTTAAACGAAAATCCATTCGACATCAGAACTTTAAACATCATGTCCTATGCTTATGAAAAACAGAGCAATTTGACGGAAGCTAAGAATAAAGCCATCCAAATCGGGATTATAGTAGAAGCTATTTTCAGCACGGGTGACGGAACCTCAAAAGAAAATGCTTTTTTTGTCATCAATGTTCCCCATGAATATGATATTATCAGCGTCCTGGGTTTTGAATTTGGCGGTAAACAAAGTTTAATTGAAGGTACTTATGATTATTTAACCCTAGCTGAAAATCCCTACGGTCTGAAAGGGTTTTATTTTGATATGAGTCCGAGCTTCAATAAACTGGCCGAATTATTAAAAGACTAA
- a CDS encoding response regulator transcription factor produces MKKILIVDDEPNIVMSLEYTFKKNNFEVFIARDGQEALDILKTQFPDIIILDIMMPFVDGFETLEQIKKNEQLNHCKVIFLSAKNKESDIEKGMALGADAYLTKPFSIKKVVEQVNDLLE; encoded by the coding sequence ATGAAAAAGATTTTAATTGTAGACGACGAACCCAACATAGTAATGTCATTGGAATATACTTTCAAAAAGAACAATTTTGAAGTGTTTATTGCCCGCGACGGTCAGGAAGCTTTGGATATTTTAAAAACCCAGTTTCCCGATATTATCATACTCGACATCATGATGCCTTTCGTAGACGGCTTTGAAACTTTGGAACAAATCAAAAAGAACGAACAACTCAACCACTGCAAGGTTATTTTCTTATCTGCCAAAAACAAAGAAAGCGATATTGAAAAAGGAATGGCATTAGGAGCTGATGCTTACTTAACAAAACCATTCTCCATTAAAAAAGTAGTGGAGCAAGTGAATGATTTATTAGAGTAA
- a CDS encoding acetate--CoA ligase, with amino-acid sequence MNYEDFYNQSIQNPEAFWAAQANEIDWFTKPQDILSTDETGYPLWYKDGSLNACYLALDKHINDGFGDQIAIIYDSPVTQTVKKYTYNEVKSEVARLAGGLLSLGLKKGHTAIIYMPMIPQAAFAMLACARIGVTHSVVFGGFAPHELAIRIDDCKPRLILTASSGIEIDRLIAYKPLVDEAIELAEHKPKKVVVLNRKLGARIPFKKYDVDYDALVYGSEEADCVPVETTHPLYVLYTSGTTGKPKGIVRDTGGYAVALKFSMQKIYGVQPGEVFWAASDVGWVVGHSFIVYGPLINRNTTIVFEGKPIKTPDASTFWRVIAEHKVSVMFTAPTAIRAIKKEDPNGEFIKQYDLSCLRTQFLAGERCDVATLEWYREHIPIPAIDHWWQTESGWPMIANMMGVEYLPIKPGSSGKAVSGYNIMILGENGQELGPNEEGYVVIKLPLPPGTLLDIWNDNQRFQAGYLQKFPGYYFSGDGGFKDENDYIFITGRVDDVINVAGHRLSTAEMEEIVASHHSVAECAVIGINDELKGQIPLALVVTKLGEAIEHFQLQHEIVKLVREQIGAVASLRDVVIVNRLPKTRSGKILRKLMRSIADGDNFQIPSTIDDEAIIDEIKEVLELAKIGSFK; translated from the coding sequence ATGAATTACGAAGATTTTTACAACCAAAGCATACAAAACCCCGAAGCTTTTTGGGCAGCACAAGCCAATGAAATAGATTGGTTTACCAAACCACAAGACATACTTTCCACAGACGAAACGGGTTATCCGTTATGGTACAAAGACGGAAGCCTAAACGCTTGCTATTTGGCACTTGACAAACATATCAATGATGGTTTCGGTGACCAAATAGCCATCATTTATGACTCACCGGTTACCCAAACCGTAAAAAAATATACTTATAACGAAGTCAAATCAGAAGTCGCCAGATTGGCCGGAGGTTTGTTGTCTTTAGGTTTAAAAAAAGGACACACCGCCATCATTTACATGCCCATGATTCCACAAGCGGCATTCGCTATGTTGGCTTGCGCCCGAATAGGAGTGACACACTCGGTAGTTTTCGGTGGCTTTGCGCCACACGAATTGGCTATTCGTATTGATGATTGTAAACCAAGACTAATCTTAACGGCATCTTCCGGAATAGAAATCGATAGGTTAATTGCCTACAAACCCTTAGTAGACGAGGCGATTGAATTGGCCGAACATAAACCTAAAAAAGTGGTAGTGCTCAACCGAAAACTCGGAGCTAGAATACCTTTCAAGAAATACGATGTCGATTACGACGCTTTAGTCTACGGCTCAGAAGAAGCCGATTGCGTTCCGGTAGAAACGACACATCCGTTATATGTTTTGTACACTTCGGGCACGACAGGTAAACCCAAAGGCATTGTTCGCGATACCGGAGGTTATGCCGTGGCGCTTAAGTTTTCTATGCAGAAAATCTACGGCGTACAACCGGGCGAAGTCTTTTGGGCTGCTTCCGATGTGGGTTGGGTTGTTGGCCATAGTTTCATAGTTTACGGACCATTAATCAACAGAAATACGACTATTGTTTTCGAAGGAAAACCCATCAAAACACCCGATGCGAGTACGTTTTGGAGAGTGATAGCGGAGCACAAAGTGAGTGTGATGTTTACCGCACCAACCGCCATTCGCGCCATCAAAAAAGAAGATCCAAACGGAGAGTTTATCAAGCAATATGATTTGTCTTGTTTGCGAACCCAATTCCTTGCCGGAGAACGTTGTGATGTGGCGACCTTAGAATGGTACCGTGAGCACATTCCGATTCCGGCGATCGACCACTGGTGGCAAACCGAATCGGGTTGGCCGATGATAGCCAACATGATGGGAGTAGAATATTTACCTATCAAACCGGGTTCTTCGGGTAAAGCAGTTTCAGGTTATAACATTATGATTTTAGGTGAGAACGGACAAGAATTAGGGCCAAACGAAGAAGGTTATGTGGTCATCAAATTGCCTCTGCCGCCGGGAACTTTATTGGATATTTGGAATGATAATCAGCGTTTCCAAGCAGGTTATTTACAAAAATTCCCAGGCTATTATTTCTCAGGCGATGGCGGATTTAAGGATGAAAACGATTATATTTTTATCACCGGTAGAGTAGATGATGTGATTAATGTCGCCGGTCACCGTTTGTCAACAGCCGAAATGGAAGAAATTGTCGCTTCCCATCATTCTGTTGCCGAATGCGCTGTTATCGGTATTAATGATGAATTGAAAGGGCAAATTCCTTTGGCTTTGGTCGTAACCAAATTGGGCGAAGCCATAGAGCATTTTCAGTTGCAACACGAAATTGTAAAATTAGTCAGAGAACAAATCGGTGCCGTAGCTTCACTAAGAGATGTGGTCATAGTCAATCGCTTGCCCAAAACACGTTCGGGTAAAATTCTGCGCAAATTAATGCGAAGCATAGCCGATGGCGATAATTTCCAAATTCCATCCACGATTGATGATGAAGCCATTATTGATGAAATTAAAGAAGTGTTGGAACTAGCCAAGATTGGGAGTTTTAAGTGA
- a CDS encoding DUF4199 domain-containing protein: MKNTIIKYGVIGGLIVSVFMGIGAAVYSYNPKYDLGMVFGFAGMLVAYTFVFLGVKNFRDKQNGGFISFGKAFKVGLLMSLITATIYVGIWVIEHHYLYPDFMEKYSQAEIQKLEKEGLTAAEFKIQKDRILYFKELYKSTIWVILFTYMEIMVPIGLLVPVISAAILKRKPSAQASPKETE; the protein is encoded by the coding sequence ATGAAAAACACTATTATCAAATACGGTGTAATCGGCGGACTGATTGTAAGCGTATTTATGGGAATCGGAGCGGCTGTTTATAGTTATAATCCCAAATACGATTTGGGCATGGTTTTCGGTTTTGCCGGAATGTTAGTAGCCTATACCTTTGTCTTTTTGGGCGTGAAAAACTTTCGCGACAAGCAAAACGGTGGATTTATCAGCTTTGGAAAAGCTTTTAAAGTAGGCCTATTGATGTCCTTAATCACTGCCACTATTTACGTGGGGATTTGGGTGATAGAACACCATTATTTATATCCTGATTTCATGGAAAAATATTCCCAAGCCGAGATACAAAAATTGGAAAAAGAAGGATTGACGGCGGCGGAATTCAAAATTCAAAAGGACAGAATATTGTATTTTAAAGAACTCTATAAAAGCACCATTTGGGTTATCCTTTTTACTTACATGGAAATTATGGTTCCAATTGGTTTGCTTGTCCCTGTTATCAGTGCGGCCATTTTAAAAAGAAAACCATCGGCTCAAGCCTCACCGAAGGAAACTGAATAG
- a CDS encoding glycoside hydrolase family 32 protein yields MKNKLLLIWIFLCQISFGQTPKSYTEPYRPQFHFTPPAKWMNDPNGLVYLNGKYHLFYQYYPEDIVWGPMHWGHAESTDLLHWKHLPVALYPDKLGWIFSGSAVIDKNNTAGFGKNAMIAIYTYHNDEIWKAGKKNTESQAIAYSTDEGKTWTKYKDNPVLNNSGEQDFRDPKVFWHEETSKWIMTLAVGDKIKLFSSPNLKEWQEESTFKPKDDDSNLGVWECPDLFPIKIKSNGETYWVMIVNHGDKAPNGGSGTRYFIGDFDGKKFTEIQKALWLDYGTDYYATVTFSNVPNDKKIVLGWMSNWQYATKVPTEVWRSAMTLPRELNLIKQKEGYRLTQNMIPQFDALTKSVFEQEKVVTPFEKTEIDLSQAEVNFTMEGGTDVIISLSNINGELFTIAIAGDIVVTDRSNSGKSDFHETFTAKPQVMPLGEDKINEVQLILDKSSIEILLNGGKYSMTNLFFPTEQFSILKIISKDDKPLQNLKIKSVARTWD; encoded by the coding sequence ATGAAAAATAAACTACTATTAATTTGGATTTTTCTATGCCAAATAAGTTTCGGACAAACACCAAAAAGCTACACCGAACCCTATCGACCTCAATTTCACTTTACGCCTCCAGCCAAATGGATGAATGATCCCAACGGATTGGTGTATCTAAACGGCAAATACCATTTGTTTTACCAATACTATCCCGAAGATATCGTTTGGGGTCCAATGCATTGGGGACATGCCGAAAGTACCGATTTATTACATTGGAAACATTTGCCCGTTGCTTTGTATCCCGACAAGTTGGGTTGGATATTTTCGGGCAGTGCCGTGATCGACAAAAATAATACCGCCGGTTTTGGAAAAAATGCCATGATAGCCATTTATACCTACCACAACGACGAAATTTGGAAAGCCGGAAAAAAAAATACCGAAAGCCAAGCCATTGCTTACAGCACTGACGAAGGCAAAACTTGGACAAAATACAAAGACAATCCCGTGTTAAATAACTCGGGCGAACAGGATTTCAGAGACCCGAAAGTTTTTTGGCACGAGGAAACTTCTAAATGGATTATGACTTTAGCCGTAGGCGATAAAATCAAGTTATTCTCTTCTCCCAATTTAAAAGAATGGCAGGAAGAAAGCACTTTTAAGCCAAAAGACGATGACTCTAATTTAGGAGTTTGGGAATGTCCCGATTTGTTTCCGATTAAAATAAAGTCTAATGGAGAAACTTATTGGGTAATGATTGTTAACCATGGTGATAAAGCACCTAATGGCGGTTCGGGCACACGCTATTTTATAGGCGATTTTGACGGCAAAAAGTTTACCGAAATCCAAAAAGCCCTTTGGTTAGACTATGGGACCGATTATTACGCGACCGTAACTTTCTCTAATGTTCCCAATGACAAAAAAATCGTTTTGGGTTGGATGAGCAATTGGCAATATGCGACTAAAGTCCCGACAGAAGTTTGGCGCAGCGCTATGACTTTGCCCAGAGAACTCAATCTGATCAAACAAAAAGAAGGCTATCGACTGACCCAAAATATGATTCCGCAATTTGACGCTTTGACCAAATCGGTATTTGAACAGGAAAAAGTGGTTACGCCATTTGAAAAAACCGAAATCGATTTATCCCAAGCGGAAGTCAATTTTACTATGGAAGGCGGAACAGATGTGATAATTTCTTTGTCAAACATCAATGGCGAACTATTTACCATAGCCATCGCCGGTGATATCGTTGTAACGGACCGAAGCAATTCGGGGAAGTCGGATTTTCATGAAACTTTTACCGCCAAACCACAAGTGATGCCGCTTGGTGAAGACAAAATAAATGAAGTTCAACTCATTTTGGACAAATCATCCATAGAAATTTTATTGAATGGTGGAAAATATTCGATGACCAATTTGTTTTTCCCTACTGAGCAGTTTTCTATTTTAAAAATCATCAGTAAAGACGATAAACCTTTACAAAATCTAAAAATAAAATCTGTTGCCCGAACTTGGGACTAA
- a CDS encoding response regulator transcription factor, whose protein sequence is MNKLKPYKEILSYAIVMTVLLLLLRWLEFRFLILENQYEIYIGLISIFFLLFGIWLSNKVTKPKIKTIIIEKEVRVPTSDFMLNETELQQRNISKRELEVLTLMAQGLSNQEIAEQLFVSLNTIKTHSAKLFEKLEAKRRTQAIETAKKLQLLPPTLG, encoded by the coding sequence TTGAACAAATTAAAACCATATAAAGAAATACTTAGCTATGCCATAGTAATGACAGTATTACTTTTGTTACTTCGTTGGCTGGAGTTTCGCTTTTTAATTTTAGAAAACCAATACGAAATATACATCGGACTCATCTCTATATTCTTCTTGCTTTTCGGAATTTGGCTTTCCAACAAAGTCACCAAACCTAAAATTAAAACCATCATCATTGAAAAAGAAGTACGAGTGCCTACCTCTGATTTTATGTTAAACGAAACCGAATTACAACAACGAAACATCAGCAAACGCGAACTCGAAGTACTGACTTTAATGGCGCAAGGTCTGAGCAATCAGGAAATCGCCGAGCAACTGTTTGTTTCCCTTAACACCATCAAAACCCACAGCGCCAAACTCTTCGAAAAACTAGAAGCCAAGCGCCGAACGCAAGCTATAGAAACCGCTAAAAAGCTGCAATTATTGCCTCCTACTTTAGGATGA
- a CDS encoding DUF4870 domain-containing protein, whose protein sequence is MMHKKTVSVISYLTIIGWIIAFVNYRKGAKSSLAKFHLEQSFGLAIMVIMTNILMTIPIYFDSFFILLLIINNMGLVILWIAGLISAYYGVRLPLPFIGFYFKDKFRFIQ, encoded by the coding sequence ATGATGCACAAAAAAACCGTTTCAGTAATTAGCTATTTGACTATAATAGGTTGGATAATAGCTTTTGTAAACTATCGAAAAGGTGCCAAATCATCTTTGGCTAAGTTCCATTTAGAACAATCATTCGGATTAGCCATAATGGTAATCATGACCAATATTTTAATGACTATACCCATTTATTTTGACTCTTTCTTTATTCTATTATTAATTATTAACAACATGGGATTGGTTATACTTTGGATTGCCGGATTAATAAGTGCCTACTATGGTGTGAGACTGCCATTGCCATTTATTGGATTTTATTTCAAAGATAAATTCCGCTTTATCCAATAA